GATGAGTTTCCAATGATGCCTTTCAGCTTGAGTGCACTCTGTGCCAGTGTGACCCATGCCATTAGGGAGGGAATGACCTTTTAACTTTTATGTTGCTCTCCAACCCGCCAGATGGGGGAATAACAGACCAAGGTTACGATTTTATGTCAGTATTCGTGACCTCACTCTGACCAAATCATCCTCAATCCCAAGGCACACTTGAACATTTCCATCAAACATGCGTCCATATTGAGGAAAGATTGTCTTAAGTCAGAAAAAGCCGTAACAGTATAAAGTACATTTCATTGTCCTTTTGTCATATTATATGGAAAAAGTGTGTCGGCATAAaattatgataaaaatgttttaacagcttGCAAAAATCTGACAATCTTCTCGCCATGGAGGGTGTTGTGAATGTCAACACTTTGTTTAGTCACCTTAAGAGGCGGTGTGTGTTCTTGGAGCATATGCatcacaaatcaaataaattaaacataacaAGAACGTACATGCTCAACACTATTCATCAGTGGTGCTTTTTGtgtaaatacacaaaataaacagacagtTAATGACCTTGATAAGGTGAGGGAAGTTGGGACCTATATTGTGGAAGCAGAAGGTAAAAGCTTTTCACAAAccttaatgtgtatgtgtgtgtgtgtgtgtgtgtgtgtgtgtgtgtgtgtgtgtgtgtgtgtgtgtgtgtgtgtgtgtgtgtgtgtgtgtgtgtgtgtgcgtgtgcgtgcgtgtgtgcgtgtgtgtgtgtgtgtgtgacatgtagTTTAGTTTTCCTACTGGTCTCCTTACCATCCAGCAGGGTCCAGATGAGAGGCAGCAGTCCTGGGTTCTCACTGATGTACTTCAGCCCTTTAACACTGATGCTGACGTTATACAAAGCCATGAGCATCAACCTGTAGAAAAACACCAGCAGTCAGCTTTACTATGTTGTGTGTACTGCAGAAGGACAGTACTGACATCTACTGTCCACATCCAGACACTAACATGCCAAATTGAATCTAAAATGCTTGATAATAcgatttacattatttatcagCTGATTAAAGGCTTTAAAGCAATTTGTCCATTCTTTCAGGTAACAAATTCTAATTATGCACTTGTTTTGTTCCCAAAAACTGGacaatttatattatttgtccTAACTAgccttttctctgcttttctaTCAGTCAGTGTCCACATTCCACCCTATCAAAGTTGATCTCAAGCTTTCAACCATATCACATAATCTTCATCAGAGGCTGAAGTTTACCTAGTTGTCATATTATTAAAGATGTCCAAATTTCCATTTACTCTCAGTACATTTCCCACCTGCTAAAGGAATTGTGTGGTATGATTGAAAGCTCCACAACAGTTGCTagtgtaaatgtattatatgATTGTTTCTAAACTGTGGTTTCCAAGATTGAGAGAAACTCAATGAAATTTGTGAGTCTGTAATTAAAGCAACTTGTCTGCTTGAGGGTGacaattgatttattttattttttggaacATTACGTAGACatatgcagatgtttttttctgtggggTTTGCTTGCATGAGTGTTCCAAGTGAGATTTACCAAACATCCTTCACTTCTTTCAGCCAGATGGATGACATCTGTTCAAAACGAGTAGCTTATTTGTCAAACAAGAATTTGACAGTACAGAGCTTCAAGCcaaattaattcatattaaGGCATTATGATTTAAGATCAAAAGAGTGTTTAGAAAGGTCTGCACCACCCATGAATTTCATTCATACCTCACAGAGAGTTCGAAGTACAAGAAAATTATTGAATGCAACAAATTCTCTTAAACCACTCTTCATCCCATTTAAGGGCAGATCTGTTCAAATGAGTGCTTATTGCCTAAGGACTACTGTCAACAATGAATCTACCAGAGTTATCTAATATTTATTCTACCACAGTTCTTCGTACACTTTAAGTTTGGGGAAGACACCAGGCTTCATCAGCTCCAGCAGCCTCATCAGAGTGTCCAGCAGAATGTGAGCCGAGCTGGTCAGGAAGTCTCTGCCACATGTTACTGCCGCTATGTCTGATTGAcagcaaaacaaagacaacacagGTGATTGGGTCACTGAGCCTAACGTTTTCTGTCCAGATAACCTGTACCACAAAGCAGGCTATCAACCTCAGTGAACTCCGGGTTTTCCTGTCCAGCTGTTAACGCGTTCATGTGAAAGAGGTGGGGCTATTAACTACAAGCCACATCATCACAACCATGAATGAAGTAggcctacaaataatatatcatGAGATAGTGAGCTACATGTGGGAAAGGTCTGttttaatgacaacaaaaaGTAGTATTCTACGTGACATGAACGACAGAGTTAATCGTGCAACATGTATGCATGGTTGGTAGAAACACCACAAACCATTTCCACGTATTAGAAGTACACTAGTGCTTCAAATACATGTgggtattattatatatgacttaAATATAGAGTATTGTTTGCTATTGAGTTGGATGATGAAGAAAACGTGTGAATATGTCACATAAAAAACTTAACTTAAGTAATGTCGGAATGTTTCTGGAAAAGTGGTTACCGTTAGAGCCAATTAACTGtgcattattttttcaataaaagacaatcttttgtttttatgtacggttattataaattatatcaTAATGATCACACAGTTGTCTCGAGTTATTCTGACTGCAGTGATGGAGTCAGAATGTAAAATCATCCACATTATCAGCTGTCACTCCAGGGATAAAATCAACTTTGCAGAATTAAAATGCTGCtcaaatcatcatcatgtgtttAGTGTCATAAACAAACTCTCTTTCTGTTAGCTATTTTAAATCCAGAGTGGAAATAGAAGCCTTGAACAATAAGAGGTTTCTACTGgccaataaaaaatatatatttctcctTTTCACTTGTCACTTTATTGTACAGTAAGGGCGTTTGTCCTTGTTGGGATCCAGTAGGAATGGTGACTTTTTTTCCCGGTGATCTGATTGGTCAATGGTCGGTGTGTTGACAGGTTGGGGTCCAATCCTATGAAGTTAACCTGCTCTGGAGCGGATTAACTGTTCAGCATAAATGACCATGGTGATGTACCCTGGTTAGAAATGAACCACCGTCATAGGACTGAAAACCCAGAGTTAAACCTGAAGTTTTCTCACTAACCCCAAATCCTGCTTCGTAATACAGGCCCCTTTTTTGGTGTTGCTGTGAACTATGtacacatttcacattcatttatgtTGCTCTCAGGTCATGTATGAAGAATGACTGACATCATTGATCTGCATACATATAAGTGAGACCCACATCCAAATCATATGAGCTCAGTAGATCCAGGCAAGGCTCAGCAGTATTAAACCTACTGGTATAAAGTATGtattttgatgatcaatagaaaAGTGATGCAACATGAATCTATGTGTGAATACACCAATGTATTGCAAAACAGAAGTTGTGAACTCACTAGTAATTGTTCCAGCCAGAGCCAACACAAACTGGTGCTCCTGAGAGTTGTGgtcttcagtttgtgttttcacCTCTTCATCCAGAGACCTGACAAAGCTCTCCAGAGTCTGAGCAGCTACAGTCAAGAAGGACTGCAACTTCCCCTGcaccattcatccatccatccacacacacacacacacacacacatcaggccATAAAACTCCAAGTTGTCACAGCTGTCACAAATCAAATTCTACTGTTTACACAGCTCACATCAGCCAGCCAGTTAGTGACTGTGTCCATCCGGGCAGAGCAACTCCacagcaggctgcaggctgcAGATCCCAGACCAGAACAGAAGtctgcctgctgctgcagctctgctccaCTCTGCCATAGCTGCTCACGCAACAGCAGcttctcctacacacacacacacacacacacacacacacacacacacacacacaaacacacatacacatacactggTAAAGCATGAAAAGGTGTCCTAATATGATCAAATCATGTAAGAGGTGAAGCCAAATATATATTCTATACCTTATATTTTTAtcataatgtttatttaaaaaggaaaggcTATCTGCACAACTGTAgcaatagaataataataagagcTGTGTTTCCTTGTCAGCTTAAGATGTGTCTTAAACTacagtcaggtgtccacatCAACAGTGAAAGAagttttcctcctgttcatcctGGCCTTTAAAAGATCCTCTTCAAAGGTGCTGAGTcaatttaaaggaccagtgtatagaatttagtggtatctagcaGAATAGACTTGGCACAAagggaatataatattcacaagaatgttttaattaatgtataatcaGCTGAAAACAGTGTTGGGGTTGctactcaaaaaatgtaatgtattactcgacacttttttttttaaagtaatgcattacttttttttaaattactcatTAAATTACTTTTGCATTACTCCTTTACAACGCTGGCgatgttgtgtaaaaataatatatcaacagataaaataatatggGTCCtgaccatcataacaccatgtagtacaaataatatatagacAACCTGTTTCTTCTCAGAGTCAGCACAAGACTGACCAGGCTGAAAAGACTCTCCACAGACACACTAGGCAATTGTTGGGCAAGCATGCATGAAACGTacctttgattatttttttatcctcccaatttatacataataattaaagaactgatgtaatatttgtttgtttagtaactgtaatgtgattactgaatGCAGACACTGTAATGTGTTACATTACTGTGTTATAGATAAACGTGTTACACCCAACACTggctgaaaataagaatcgtgTTTTTGTCACCttaaaatgagccctttatatctacagacaGCAGGTCTTCTTCCACGGAGCCCGCCATGTTTCAACAGTAGCCCAGgacagacaaaccaaactctggctctaaagagggcctttctcctacacacttaaaaggggaggggtattcagttggttgcaaacTGCAACCTCAGTGCTAGATGTCAATGAATCCTACACaccagtcatttaaaagtagatctaaagcttctattcagcttcagcagtctgagttagttatatcaagtgatatctgacacatttactgtcattttagcatcaaattctctcttagtgtttccctgttgagctgtggtggaagtatagtaacaaaaagaggaactttggcactaaaaacactgtaacgttgaaacatatctactcgatttgactcatttggaagactgaagcttcatattagcatcagattaactttttttttttttttttttgatttttttcagaataGAAATCTTTATTCAGCAGTAGACAGGCAGGAAACATGggcgagagagagggggggtgtgacatgcagcaaaggaacCGGGGTTgcctgcgtatgtggcatgcgctctaacctctcaaccacctgcgcgtccagataaacttttaaatacatgtttacacagaaggaggactgtggacttccattgtaagtgcattataaagggatgattacagcaagaaaagcctgtttcatttcatttgggcAACTGACTGTTATtctaagacagacttgaaaaattgtgaacctatcctttaaagcTGGATAATACTAACATatgagctctctctctcacctctctctctttctgacatTCAGTCTGCACTGCATCTAGTCGGGACTGTAGATGAAGACACTCCTGTCGCAGCTGTTCCTGTTCCTGTGCAAGATGTTCCTtcactgcacacaaacacacacacacttaacttTCTCCTGCATTTCTACATACACTTATAATGACCTGCCATTGACTCTAACAGACTTAAAAAATAACAGTGACAACAGACTATGCAAATATCATGTTAATTAGTGGATTATTAATATAAACTAATACAACTCCCAccaatcaaaaatgtgttttccttatTGTTGCTTCATTGTGATGTTTGAACtcctctgtgcagaatgatataCCTGCgggtttttttacattaatctgCCAGAGAGGACATTTTTTTCAGCCTTGCACTAAATCTGACTTTAAGGTGTATATCTACAAGCACGATTTGTGATATTACAACCAGTTTGGAGACATTGATAACATCACACAACATCTCTGTGGgtaatttacagttttaaaaaatctaaatagtTTCAAAGCAGTGCTTTCTGGAGTCAGAAGTACATACATGACATGATGATCAACATCATCTGTACTGACTGCTAACCCAGCTTTCTATGTCACCACATGGTCACGAGTCAGGTGAGAGGAATGAATCCTTGGTAGCTGTTAAAGTTCAGAGGTTCCACTGCTAAACTCAGTGGACAGTATCACACTTACAGCTCTCTGAAACCACCTTATTTCCCGTTTCATGGTTTAGCTTTATATATGCGTACGTGTCTGTGCTGCTTGAGCTTTGCGCAGCATTTCAATCAGATTCCCATTCAGAACTCTAGGCAGGAACTCCCTCAGCTGCATGACTTCTGTGGTTAGCTTCTCTAAATctcttttcctcactgtaaCAAAACCATcctggaagaaaaaacagacaaacttgaaataaacttttaaaaggtATGACTGCAATCAACCTACTGGATAACTGATCTGCACACAACACAGGGTGAACAAGCTGGTACAACATGTTATTTGAAGGTTTTTCAAGTGTTCAGTAATCTTTTTACTATAGTGGAAAGTGTTCAAGAACTATCAAAACCACAGCAACTTGAATGTgtactggatttttttttaaacagtacaTATTCAGGATAACACTGGACCTATAAACACACCAGCAAAACAGTTTTCACAGTCATCTGCTGAAGAAGAAAAGTTTCTCCGTACTGTCCAAAAAGTAAAGGTCCAGTAGCTTACAAAGTTCTTACAAGTGTGATGTcgtgtgatgtgatgtcatgtggaaacttgaagtctCCAGTGGACGTACTAAACTTTTAAGTGAAACAGACATTTTGTGTCAAGCACTTaaacttttgaaaataaaaacattttcatattcatggGTTCTGGTTTTTTTGTGAGGGACATCgagtagatgtcatttcaaCAATGTTTATACCATATCATGCGCAAATTCTTACTCCaagtattattttatgttttaaaacatgtctgtagGGGATCTTTAAGTACAGCCAAAAACAATTGAAAATATGTAACTGCTTGCTTGTACCATGAGTTGGCCCTTTACAGCagtatattataaatacatagatCAACCACAGGTTGTGTTGTCGCTTTTACCTTTGGTCCATGACACAGATTTAGCGATTTCCCGCCTAATGAAGCTGACATCTTATGGTCTGTGTGTCTCCTGCTGTTGATTCTACTTTTCCTGTGAGGTTGAGGTATGGGTAATGTAACGTTAGCATCACCAGTAGCATCAATTCATTGTATAATCCCAACGTGttcctgtgtttaaatgttctaACATGCCCCAGCAATAAGTGCATCATGCTAAATGTTCCACACAGGAAATGAGCCTCGAGCCcagtaaaaataatatttccaaagataaaaaaaattatttttcttacttCTAAGTGGTTTTCCAGTAGGGGGTGATAGAGAAGAGCGATGATAGTACTCCTGACCGGGTTTTAGCCACAACCATCTAAACGCCTGCTACACCTCGATGTGGATGTGACTGCCGCCAGCTAAACTCCAGTCAGGGTTTTGTGCTTCGCCGGCTGGCCAGGACCGGCCTCCTCTTCCTTTGTGTTTGAACTATGGTTTGAACAGTGTGTCGTCTGCTCTGTGGGACCGGGAACACCTGAGAGAAACCTTTGTGTCTCCGGCCTTCACAGTTTACTCATGTCTGTGGGACTAGAAACAGACTTGTTTGGTGATGAGGTGTTTACCAGCATGTTTCCCATCCACCGCGCCTGTCGGGACGGAGATGTTGGCGCTTTGGCTTCACTGTTACAACAGCTCTCACACCGGGCTCCTCTCACCGCTGAGGACTCTTGTTATGGATGGACCCCCATTCACTGGGCAGCTCACTATGGACAGGTAGGGATTAAGTTACTAACGTAGATAGATTAAGAGCTTTGCCTGTCGGAAAATAGTCTTTATAAAGGGTCAAATTCATTTTTGGGTGTTTTCTATATTGTTTTTACAGTCTGCTTGCATGCAAAACATTACTTTATAACGTTACAGGTTTTCATTTAACCGCAACTTGAATCATGGCTTCGCTAATTGTTGTCAAGAGTTTTCAACAATGGCAATGGTGGACGGTTGCGACGATTGTGAACCTTTTCAAAACGTTGACATTTGATGTAAATGCAGTGTTATTAGCGAAGAAGTCGTCTTCAGCACTGAGTCTGAGTGTTATGAGGCTGCGTTGATGTTTAGCGGCTGTAAAAAATGTCGTGGCTGTTTCTgctaaataaagtttattttggactgaaaaaattaaataaataaagtaacgGATTGCAGCTTCTTCATTGGTTCCAGTGGAGCCAATAGTCATTCAAGCGCCAAAACAGATctgtaaaacaggaaaaaccATACGGTAACTTTTATTAGCTTCAGTTCACGAAACTTAAGTAAACAACCAAAAGGATAGGTTCACCATTTTTCACGTGTACTATTgaaaagatcccctccagacttgcttgatggggggggggggggggggggggatccaCCGTGTGTCCGTCCACACAGTCATTCTGTGCTTTTAAAGCTTGATCTCAAGTGTATATGCGGCCTCAGCAGTCTAAGTTGGAATCAGAGTAGTGCATCCTTTGTTTGTATGGTACATTCTACAACTTTGGCTTATGTGACCTTCACTGGTTTGAGTGTTGTTactatttccccccccccccccctcagatACAGCCATTATTGGTGTTAAAaatcaatttcatttttaaattatttaaaagatataaacaaaacatataggCCTGCGTTTCCACTGCACTGGTTAAAGGCCTCACAATGAACAATCCAGCAAAAACTGGACCATGGTTTAACATGATTGCTGACCCCTGA
The Scomber scombrus chromosome 24, fScoSco1.1, whole genome shotgun sequence genome window above contains:
- the hsf2bp gene encoding heat shock factor 2-binding protein yields the protein MSASLGGKSLNLCHGPKDGFVTVRKRDLEKLTTEVMQLREFLPRVLNGNLIEMLRKAQAAQTLKEHLAQEQEQLRQECLHLQSRLDAVQTECQKEREEKLLLREQLWQSGAELQQQADFCSGLGSAACSLLWSCSARMDTVTNWLADGKLQSFLTVAAQTLESFVRSLDEEVKTQTEDHNSQEHQFVLALAGTITNIAAVTCGRDFLTSSAHILLDTLMRLLELMKPGVFPKLKVLMLMALYNVSISVKGLKYISENPGLLPLIWTLLDDGDWEVCLHSLRLLQSVLLEEEVLLLLGSSLLDPDFQARVSLLTSSVQPSLRLAAQQTLEDLQALQQLKVQRETENMGRVVFDM